In Uranotaenia lowii strain MFRU-FL chromosome 2, ASM2978415v1, whole genome shotgun sequence, one genomic interval encodes:
- the LOC129748962 gene encoding glutathione S-transferase 1-1-like — protein sequence MPPIVIYTTRRTPPGRAVELTAKLIGLELEVKWLDLTKKEHLTPEYLKMNPQHTIPTMTDNGVPLFDSHSIMIYLVSKYAKNDDLYPEDLVMRARINSILFFEAGVMFPRVRAILEPVIYQGSTEIPQVKVDAIHAAYDLLEATLQSDYLVGDRLTLADISVSTSLSTAAGLFPVDSGKYPKLAAYMKHLEKNMPHYQEFNVQRATEGIDYFWHRMEFNKQT from the exons ATGCCTCCAATAGTGATCTATACAACTCGCCGAACACCGCCAGGTCGAGCTGTAGAACTGACGGCCAAGCTTATCGGTTTGGAGCTGGAGGTGAAGTGGCTTGATCTGACTAAAAAGGAGCATCTCACCCCGGAATACCTGAAG ATGAATCCCCAACATACGATTCCAACAATGACAGATAATGGAGTGCCATTGTTCGACAGTCATTCGATAATGATTTACCTGGTATCAAAATACGCCAAAAATGATGACCTGTACCCGGAGGATTTGGTGATGCGTGCCCGGATAAATTCGattctatttttcgaagcaggTGTTATGTTTCCCCGAGTTAGAGCAATTTTGGAACCAGTTATCTACCAAGGATCTACGGAAATTCCACAGGTCAAGGTCGATGCCATCCATGCCGCATATGACTTGTTGGAAGCAACCCTGCAGTCGGATTATCTCGTGGGAGATCGATTAACTTTGGCTGATATAAGTGTGAGCACTTCGCTGTCAACGGCAGCTGGCCTTTTTCCGGTCGATTCCGGCAAATATCCGAAGCTGGCAGCATACATGAAGCATTTGGAAAAGAATATGCCACACTACCAGGAATTCAATGTCCAGCGGGCAACTGAAGGGATTGACTACTTCTGGCATAGGATGGAGTTTAACAAACAAACGTGA
- the LOC129746887 gene encoding glutathione S-transferase 1-like — protein MAPIVLYTTRRTPAGRAVEITAKMIGLELDVKIVDLVNKEHLTAEFLKLNPQHTVPTIVDNGVALFDSHAIIIYLVSKYGKDDSLYPKDLVTQARINAMLHFESGILFARLRGMLEPIFYKGSAEVPQEKLDAIHGAYDLLEATLQSDFLVGNSLTLADISCSTSLSTLATLFPIDAGKCPKLVAYLKHLESAIPGYQEYNTVRAGEAQAHFKLKLEENKKK, from the exons ATGGCCCCAATTGTATTGTACACAACTCGCCGGACGCCGGCCGGTCGAGCTGTCGAAATAACCGCCAAGATGATCGGTCTGGAGCTGGATGTTAAAATTGTGGATCTCGTTAACAAGGAACATTTGACTGCTGAATTTCTCAAA CTCAACCCACAACACACCGTCCCAACGATTGTCGATAATGGAGTGGCACTTTTCGACAGTCATGCAATAATCATCTATCTGGTGTCGAAGTATGGCAAAGATGATAGCCTGTACCCGAAAGATTTGGTTACACAAGCTCGGATCAATGCTATGCTGCATTTTGAATCAGGGATTCTTTTCGCGCGCCTGAGAGGAATGCTTGAACCCATCTTCTACAAGGGATCAGCGGAAGTCCCACAGGAAAAGCTGGACGCCATCCATGGAGCTTACGATCTGTTGGAAGCGACACTTCAGTCGGACTTCTTGGTAGGAAACTCGCTAACCTTGGCCGATATTAGCTGCAGCACTTCACTGTCAACTTTGGCCACGCTGTTCCCAATTGATGCTGGAAAGTGTCCTAAGCTAGTggcttatttgaaacatttggaAAGTGCCATCCCCGGTTACCAAGAGTACAACACTGTCCGTGCTGGAGAAGCACAAGCGCACTTCAAGCTGAAGCTGGAGGagaacaaaaagaaataa
- the LOC129741718 gene encoding juvenile hormone epoxide hydrolase 1-like gives MLHTISLHGTYKSTSFIQKLMTRIGHSKFFVKGGDWGSLIASILTTFFRDGVLETHMNMCALDSPTTMLKTVIASLHMSSKYVPYYFPALSKLKELMLSQVRIHEHPGHQTIDSNLVGNPIGLANILESRPEPIRPTDSLPEMSGEVLHYGCFAGQHHAVVPTRCAKFRYELAHTIDWALKDRFVNLMHSKHFENQGHFSAMQLPAVLTKHFIELVKKFENVNL, from the coding sequence CAAGCTTTATACAAAAATTGATGACCCGGATCGGCCATTCGAAATTCTTCGTTAAAGGTGGCGACTGGGGATCTTTAATCGCGAGCATCTTGACTACGTTTTTCCGCGATGGCGTTTTAGAAACTCACATGAACATGTGCGCCTTGGATAGCCCGACCACGATGCTGAAAACCGTCATCGCCAGCCTTCATATGTCATCGAAATATGTCCCTTATTATTTTCCTGCTCTATCAAAATTGAAGGAGCTGATGCTTAGTCAAGTCAGGATACATGAACATCCAGGCCACCAAACCATCGACTCGAATCTCGTTGGGAATCCCATAGGACTTGCAAACATTCTGGAGTCTCGACCTGAACCAATCCGGCCTACCGACAGCTTGCCGGAGATGTCTGGAGAAGTACTTCACTATGGATGCTTTGCTGGACAACATCATGCTGTAGTACCCACGAGATGCGCCAAATTTCGTTATGAGCTGGCTCACACTATCGATTGGGCCCTCAAAGATCGCTTCGTCAATCTGATGCATAGCAAACATTTCGAGAATCAAGGACATTTTTCCGCCATGCAGTTGCCAGCCGTCCTCACCAAGCACTTTATCGAGTTagtgaagaaatttgaaaatgttaaccTGTAG